tagtttttaatttaatttattgttagcTTTTTCAACTTTAACTTAAAATTCTACTTATATACTTAAACAAGATGTAAATTATAATAAGAAATTATGAGTAAACAGATTTTTGGAATAGTTAACAAACAATGtcttaattttttcattttctatttaaaaattacattttttttttacaatttcgttaaattttcatttttttttttttttgtctaaccattttaattcttaacccaattcttgaaagaaaaaaaaatcatgtttgttattttagttttaaaaactttGCTTGGTTATCAAAATTGGGCTTAGAATAGCACTATTCATTTTTATTATGTATACAATCaattgttttgtttaattttccaCTACTCATTTTCATTATAATTTTGCATCAACAAAAAAACATGTATTAGAAATGGATCCATAAATTGTtaggaaaagaaagagaaggatatTTCAAATGCTCTTATCTTCCCAAGCAAAAGAACCAAAGTAatatattctcaaaattttcatacatatatatttgtaCTTTTAATAGGATTCGTGTCTTTCAATTATTCTTACATGTATCATTTTAAAAGTATCTcaatataaaagagaaaaactaTTATGCCTTCATTTCTACTTCATTCTTGCATGTATTTATAAATCTCATTGAagcttacaaaattttgttaCTCCATCTAAGAAATTATCATATCAAGTCAAATAAGTTAGGCAACCATTAGTTTCTGAAGGAACCCATTTTTTCTAATGAAAagaacataaatttttaaagtctagaaaaagaaaatcatagaaattaatataatacaACCATTGTAATACTTATCTACAATAATTTGACGATAATAAAAACTTATTCTGTCATAAGTTCATCATTGATATGGTTATGTTGGAAggagaaaacaaaaagaaatgatTAATCGCTATTAACAATAACTTTTCTATTTAATCCACTCCcatcattatttttggatattcACTTTTAAAAATGGCTAAATTTTGCAAATGTCCACATTAGAGAAAGAATCTCAATGATTGTTCATGTCCTCTCTGTATTTGGTAattataaagagaaaaaaaaaaaacacaaggcATGAATGAGCCCACAATTTTTTAACATCAAAAGAAAGTAACAGTGGGATTTTTTCAGCTTACACAAACTAaagacaaaagaaaagaaaaaaaaaaaagaaaaagaaaaaggagatttgcttttttatttttgacaaatatcaatttatatcataGATATCGGTTTAAACCTTATCAATTTACACACTTCTCCACATTTTGTTCAACCAATATCatatgaaatttatgatttgagttaattaaattctaaaagtTTCATTAGACCTTTAATTATGATGAcctttagagtttttttttttttttttttttttttttttttttttttttttaccaatattgTCATGAGATTTCAGACAAACATTTAATATTCTTATTTGTTTTACACGATTTCAACTCATCTGACATGGATTTTTAAATACCCTCAATACTTGCGGgatttttatagaaaatgaataaagcctgattaattaatatattaatatcaaTTAGTCATTACTATTAATTTCAGTTAattattgatataaatatattatttaaacttaTTAAATTTCAGTCattgatattttatattatcttaactatttaatataaaattttattattagttattaatattttaattaatttatatttatttaattgtttttattaattaagaaaatattttaaataatgtttaatTAAGGATATTCATTTATCGatattttaagtgattaaaattaatcatataacaatatattaaataattaaatttaattataataacatTACTTATTCTCTtacatttgattaaataattatttagtttctatatatataattagtaAATGAAATACATTTATTTAACTTCTAGACATTAATCATCTTGGAAATCCAAATACATAGATTaattatctcatacatttaaatttcaaacatttaatattCATATCCATGATATTATATTTGCTATCCAAACGACCCCTTAAAAGTCATCTATGCATTGATTCTCAAACGTGTAAACTTCTTCAAGTATCGATTTTTACAAAATGGACAATTAAagtaaatgcataaataattctcaaagaaaatgatgaagaGTTGAAATTGATACATGTACGATAGTTTAAgggtttaaatatttaattgatgTAATTATAAGTGAATGAAACGTAATAAAGAACACaaattgatacacttaaaaaaattataatttaaagtgatacaattattaattatgaTGTAAGATATAAATGGATATTTTGgtatatgtttattttgtaCATACCAAAACTTTCCCTCAAAAACCCTAAACACCAACAGAAAAACAACcttgaaatagaaaaaatagacaCACACAATAATTATAGGTCATAATTGTAGCCACTTTTGTATAGGTTTCATTGATAATATTTGCCCCCAATTTCCTCCTTATTAAATCTCATACCCTTATATTTCTCTTTCAGGCATTTTTCCAAACACCTTTCGCTCACTTTAACATATTAACTTCGGGACTAGCTATCTATCTATGGCCAGGCCTCAACAGCGTTATCGAGGCGTTCGTCAAAGACATTGGGGTTCTTGGGTTTCCGAAATTCGTCACCCTTTATTGTAAAAATCCcaacatttttcaatttttgcatCTCTTTCTTTCATACCCACTTTGctgatttttctctctctctgtgCTCTGTTTTGCTCTGTTTTCAGGAAAACCAGAATTTGGCTTGGTACTTTCGAAACGGCTGAAGATGCTGCCAGAGCTTACGATGAAGCTGCTCGCTTAATGTGCGGTCCAAGAGCAAGAACCAATTTCCCTTTCAATGGAACTGACTCCAATTCCTCTTCTTCCAAACTTCTCTCTGCTAATTTGACTGCAAAACTCCACCGTTGCTACATGGCGTCTCTTCATTTGCAGAAACCCGCCACCCATCGCTTCAATTCCGGCGCCGACGCGGCCGGGATTAAGCCCCTGACGGCGGAGGTAAAGAACCAAACGGAAACCGCTCATCAGCCGTTTGTGGCtctggaagaggatcatattgAACAGATGATTGAGGAATTGATTCATTATGGATCTGTTGAGCTCTGTTCTGTTGTGCCACCGTCTCAGACGTtttgatattaattataaaaaaaattaaaattaaaagccCATTTTGTTCGAACTTTGGGGATTACATAAAtattgttagtttttttttttttattttatttttttattttatgtaattgtactGGATTATTAACAATTAGGTTATCTGTATAATCCGATTATCTTAATGTACTACTgctagttatatatatattatagttttatttatttatattttattgattcACCTCAAAGTCTTGATTGATAAGATAGTCTCGATTGTTATTTAAAAATCACccaaattcaaaaaagaaaaaataagagaTTTTGTAAACATAATTATAATGTAGTTGACAATTATGCTATGCAAAAGAGAAGGTTAAAAAGGATCTTTTCCATTAAATTATTTGACTATGCACATtcaagatatgaaagtatgatAGCTAATGAAGTTTAAAATGTCGATGTGAATAAAAATGTCGAGgtctcaattttataacaattgcGATAGAAATATGGATAAAACATcatgtttctaaaaaaaaatattatggcatgaaaattaataattatcaaagaatttataattgattttttttaaaaaaaataatcaaaacaaTATGGTATGAGAATGTTCTTTTTTAAGTATAAGGAATGAGAAGATTCAAACTACAAATCTCTTAATCATTAATATATTCGTATACCAATTTAAATTATGCTCTCTTTAGCCAATATGATATGAGAATTGAAAACATTTTAAGCTGAGAATTTGTACTtgaaaattttgtaataatatatTATGAAATAATAAGTAAAAGTGACATTAATATGAAACAATATCGAATATAATCGTCTTGAAAATATGTCAAAATAGCATAACATGAttgaaatgtaaaataaaaaataaaagtatgaaTTTTtacttcattaaaaaaaaagctatATTGAAGGTTTAAGATTCATGTGTAGCATCTCAAATTAAcatcatatttttttaacatattatcaaagaaaaaaatttggataCTTTTTTTGATGTACATAATGTGTATCTCAAATATTATCCAAGTAAATACTATCAtatgaaatttttgttttttaaaaattttttttaattctatttttatgtgattaataaacgAGGAATATAAATAAGCTGGTAGATGactcttataaaaaataaaaaataattttgtttgatAGAAATGTAAGAAGTGTGTTTGTATTTGATCTAGTGTAAAACTGAAAGCATGTAAATAAATATCCAATGATGCACTCCTCATTGTgtactttcattttttttttttttttttttttaattttattccttTCTAATCACACAATCAAATATTGGACAAATTGGTTTCTATGCCAGTTTCCATCAATCATTCATATCATTCCTACCATTCTTTCCtaatcatataaaatatatcacCACAAATACAAACCTTCAATTCATCAATTATACACATATATTGAGCAAAGGAGCAAACTATTGGTCAAAGGTATTTCTAAAGCTAGATCAAGATAGAAGTTATGAGTTTGATCTTTGTTCATCCTGATGGAATTCAAatccaataataataaaaataaaaaaagtacaaTGTtcatttcttcccttttttgtGAAATTCTATTTTGATTGTTGAAAGCTTCAatacatctatttttttttttcatattgacgtaaaaaaatgtaaattaacaTGCCACACAGAAATACTCCCTTTCTAATTCTCACTCACTCATTAGTTCAAGTATATGGATAAGCAAAAACAGTATGTGAATGtggtaaattatatatattttaaaaatgtttgttGAATGGGGAGATGGGCATGCAATTGAACAAGGTTGAATTGGGCATagacaaaaatgaaaataataagggttttattttaattggaaGGGGGTGAatgatgaaagaaaaaagaaatggtaGGTTAGTAGGGTTTTGGGATCAATCTCCATCAAAGATATAAATTGATGATGGGTGAGTGTATGTTTGGGAATTGATGATTTTGCTCCCCACAAAGAACAAAGACACATTAAAggggttttgttttttgtttgaaGGAAAGGgcttttcattattattttgcttCTCTTTTGGCTCACTTAAAGGTGTAGCTTTATCATGGCATGTTAGTGAGTTCATTCATCATTAGTAGTTTGAAAATaaatggaagaggaaataaagaCTTATGCCACAATCGGGCTCTCTTCATTAGATTTCATCTTCTCAAAACCCCAACCCCACTTTTTCTCCATTTCACACATTTCCCATCACTCCCTCTCTTCAATGTCAAAACATATTATTttacaattcaaattcaaacaaaCCCCATTCTCATTGGGCCCTTTTTCAGGGGGATTATGTTTGAAAATActttcttctatttctttcccaaaaaaattcaaatgaatACAGCCAAAATTTCATATTGATTGAATTAAAGAACAAAGATCTCATGATAAATATATACGTGAAAGATAATTATCTTCATTAATGCAAGATTTTTGAGTGAAACTAAAAGTAAATTTGTGCATTTGTATAGATACATGGAGGACAAGATTGAGTCTACTGTTGATTAACACTTTGGAGAATTATGGAGGCATGTGGGTCGATCAAGACAAGTGCCTATTGTTAGGAAAAACCTCGCACTTCTACCGTAAAAATAAGCAGAAGaataatacagaaattacaagaTAGCAATAAAAACTGTAAACACAAGAATTTACGACGAATACTCCCAActtggagaaaaaccacgacccaccagaaaaaaaaatctagggaAGAATTGTTACGATCACACATAATAATTCTCTCCCAATCCTAATTACAAGAACACCCTCTCATtctcaaactagagaatacatAAAGAGAATTTAACTAGGGTTAGCAcactcaaaattaaaatgtttctaACTGGGATAACTTGAAACCGGAGGCATAAGGCTCCTTTTATAGGCTTGGAGCCTATCCCCATTGTTCAATTTAAACCTATAAATCATAACATTTTGAAGGTAAATTTTGATGGCTTTACTTTGGATCCTTTTAACTGAAAATAATGTATCATACCAGTGAAATCCTAAGGCAAAGTAGTAGAGTTAAGCTCCTCTTGAAGAAATTATCTGTCCATTCCCCGATTATGAGGGGTTGCTGTTCTTGATCCCAAGGTAAtaataagttgatttgaaaggATTGGTGGATCACACTTGCTTTTATCAAGTCAAGTTGAAGAATACCCAGACATGGATGAGAGAGTATATATCGTTATAGTTTATAGGCATTGGGGAAAAAGGTAAAAACAGAGAGTGCAGCTTTTTAAGCTTTTCATTTTGTTAGGCAAATGGtaatatgaaagagatgaaattaAGATTTGGAGTCAAAGTTTTTGGAgtataaaaagaagaaagggcAGTCAAACACAATCATACCGCACACAATCATGGCGTGCCTATAGAATCTCATGCATCGCCACCCCTCCCGATATTCAATCATATTCTTTTACTCTacctttaattttcttttcttttcttttttttttttttatttctttccaaAATATCATCACACACTCATGAATTCTAAGATTACTTTTAATTATATTCTTAATTCattccaatttttcattttacctctccattcaattttttaattgtcTAATCAAGTTTGAAGTGGAATAAAGCTAAAAATCAAGATATAATaagataatattttttcttatttagaattaaaaaatcTCATATCTTAGCCTTAGTAGATTTAGATAAATTCTTTATCAAATTCCTATAAATACACTTTGATGGCTCCATATAAGGTATCTATCTATGAACTTCTGACTTTTTCTCTATTATTTGGTGTTCTTACTAACTTATGCAACATGCCTTTTTTTAGATAACAAATTCAAAGTTAAACATCAACACTCATTTGTTAGTTAAAATAGTGAATTGAGTATAAATATCTAAATCAATTCAGTTATGTTCAAGTTGATGTATcgttatataaatattataataatatgataatatatatatttcagcTATAAAATATTTCACCTGTCTTTCATgtttatttgtaataaaaaaaaaatgggggaaATGGGGGAGTTGAATTGGTTTATCATTTTGTGTAGATGCCTTTGGATCGAGTGATTGAGTGTAGCACAAAATCCAAAACCCTAACCGCTTTGTATTGAACCcataacaataataaaacaaaCATTGGTGGCCTACCTTCCCCAAAAAGCTTATTTACTTTCAAATCCAtccatttatataaataatattccacaaatatatatatatatatatatttccccACCAACTATACAAAACCTTCTTCCATTCTTATTAATTTGCATGtgattccttttattttttattttttattttgatgggtttttttttccataatgcCTAGAGACATCACCATAGGTAATGGATATAGGAGTTAG
This genomic window from Benincasa hispida cultivar B227 chromosome 4, ASM972705v1, whole genome shotgun sequence contains:
- the LOC120076432 gene encoding ethylene-responsive transcription factor ERF003-like, coding for MARPQQRYRGVRQRHWGSWVSEIRHPLLKTRIWLGTFETAEDAARAYDEAARLMCGPRARTNFPFNGTDSNSSSSKLLSANLTAKLHRCYMASLHLQKPATHRFNSGADAAGIKPLTAEVKNQTETAHQPFVALEEDHIEQMIEELIHYGSVELCSVVPPSQTF